One Branchiostoma lanceolatum isolate klBraLanc5 chromosome 18, klBraLanc5.hap2, whole genome shotgun sequence DNA window includes the following coding sequences:
- the LOC136423931 gene encoding delta-like protein C produces the protein MQEVSVTRTGNTAILRDGAGNIIAQVIFGGSQNTAQALNAERLHVGGFEAAVLGGLSSDIEVTQSFRGCLEELRFASYSAVESAPTLVNFENQNIDARLCCFHFSPSGVDFSSCLESASCQSYPCTAEDQQCSLGVCECIHGYGVRAQDPPVCYNIDDCSPNPCQNGERCTDRIADYNCTCTDRYKGKNCSVIRNCYDFPCLNGAECIELDTPTPSAAGRICSCTPGLKGVDCGQDCDECNEQCNSGMCVNSISCVNSIGDFICECKIGYEGKDCSSEIDYCKDTPCGTGICNNFLKGYNCTCPDDPTGAVQNRQSCGPTGPSGQTSPSGPNSSADLAVILVCLVIVLSKYIRDQAQGLSSNSGESFEFVGHLMWIASLAALANKSDP, from the exons atgcaggaagtttcagTGACGAGGACAGGCAACACGGCCATCTTGCGTGATGGCGCCGGGAATATTATTGCTCAAGTAATTTTCG GTGGAAGTCAGAACACCGCCCAGGCGCTGAACGCGGAGCGCCTGCATGTGGGCGGGTTTGAGGCGGCTGTCCTCGGGGGCCTGTCCTCCGACATTGAGGTGACGCAGTCGTTCCGCGGCTGTCTGGAGGAGCTGCGCTTCGCCTCCTACAGCGCCGTGGAATCGGCACCCACTCTAGTCAACTTCGAGAACCAGAACATCGATGCCAG GTTGTGCTGCTTCCATTTTTCTCCCAGTGGTGTGGACTTCTCCTCCTGTCTGGAGTCTGCCAGCTGTCAGTCCTACCCGTGTACCGCAGAGGATCAGCAGTGCAGCCTGGGCGTGTGTGAGTGTATCCATGGGTACGGGGTCCGGGCTCAGGACCCGCCCGTCTGCTACAACATCGACGACTGCAGCCCCAACCCCTGTCAGAACGGAGAGCGGTGTACGGACAGGATCGCCGACTATAACTGTACCTGTACGGACCGGTACAAAG GTAAAAACTGTTCCGTCATCCGGAACTGCTACGATTTCCCGTGTCTGAACGGCGCCGAGTGTATCGAACTGGACACACCGACACCTAGCGCGGCTGGCCGGATCTGCAGCTGTACGCCAGGGTTGAAAGGCGTGGACTGTGGACAGGACTGCGACGAATGTAACGAACAGTGTAACAG CGGAATGTGCGTGAACTCCATCAGCTGTGTGAACAGCATTGGCGACTTCATCTGCGAGTGTAAGATAGGATACGAAGGGAAAGACTGCAGCAGTGAGATAGACTACTGTAAGGATACCCCCTGCGGAACGGGCATCTGTAACAACTTCCTCAAGGGCTACAACTGCACGTGTCCGGACGACCCTACAGGAGCAGTGCAGAATC GTCAGAGCTGCGGCCCAACCGGCCCTTCCGGCCAAACCAGCCCCTCCGGCCCAAACTCGTCCGCCGACCTTGCAGTCATCCTGGTGTGTCTCGTCATCGTGCTGAGTAAGTACATACGGGACCAGGCACAGGGCCTGAGTTCGAATTCTGGCGAGAGTTTCGAATTCGTCGGCCACCTG ATGTGGATCGCTTCCCTCGCAGCACTTGCAAACAAGTCGGATCCatga